Proteins from a genomic interval of Actinoalloteichus hymeniacidonis:
- a CDS encoding YceD family protein has product MPPKTSSDARPVPSGPWVIDTRELGRRAGASRRYHRNLPPTTRLGLDLVKVPDQGEVVLDIRLDSVVEGVLVAGTATAPLEGECSRCLEPILDEVEVEITELFAYPESATDETTEEDEMPRVVEELIDLEPVVRDAVLLALPSSPLCAPDCAGLCVECGGKWAELGPGHSHETMDPRWAALRERFGDPSDPSNTPDKSEEN; this is encoded by the coding sequence ATGCCCCCCAAAACGTCTTCCGACGCGCGCCCCGTTCCGTCCGGGCCGTGGGTGATCGATACCCGCGAGCTCGGCCGACGTGCGGGCGCCAGCCGTCGTTATCACCGCAACCTGCCGCCGACCACGCGGCTCGGGCTCGACCTGGTCAAGGTCCCGGATCAGGGCGAGGTCGTCCTGGACATCCGGCTCGACTCCGTGGTCGAGGGAGTGTTGGTGGCGGGAACCGCCACGGCACCACTCGAGGGCGAGTGCTCGCGTTGTCTCGAACCGATCCTCGACGAGGTCGAGGTCGAGATCACCGAGCTGTTCGCCTATCCGGAGAGCGCAACGGACGAGACCACCGAGGAGGACGAGATGCCTCGGGTGGTCGAGGAGCTGATCGATCTCGAACCGGTGGTTCGGGATGCCGTGCTGCTGGCACTGCCCTCCTCGCCACTGTGCGCACCGGATTGCGCCGGCCTGTGCGTGGAGTGCGGTGGGAAGTGGGCCGAACTCGGCCCCGGTCATAGCCATGAGACCATGGATCCCCGTTGGGCTGCCCTCCGCGAGCGGTTCGGTGACCCCAGTGACCCCAGTAACACCCCTGACAAATCTGAGGAGAACTAG
- the rpmF gene encoding 50S ribosomal protein L32, with translation MAVPKRKMSRSNTRSRRSQWKASAPSLVACPNRNCREPKLSHVICPSCGTYDGRQVARPA, from the coding sequence GTGGCAGTCCCGAAGCGCAAGATGTCGCGCTCCAACACGCGCTCCCGTCGCTCGCAGTGGAAGGCCTCGGCGCCGAGCCTGGTGGCCTGCCCGAACCGCAACTGCCGTGAGCCCAAGCTGTCCCACGTCATCTGCCCGAGCTGCGGCACCTACGACGGCCGCCAGGTCGCTCGACCGGCCTGA
- the rnc gene encoding ribonuclease III, which produces MGAHGSKGRSRDHSALLTALGVEIGAELLDLALTHRSYAYENGGLPPNERLEFLGDAVLGLVVTDHLYQQHPDLPEGQLAKLRASVVNMHALAGVARDLGEGGLGAHLLLGKGEELTGGRDKESILADGLEAVIGAVYLQHGVETARRTVHRMFDGLLAEAPLRGAGLDWKTSLQELTAAAGLGVPEYRVSEEGPDHRKEFTATVLVGGQGMGTGVGRTKKEAEQRSAETAWRQLSEQLRTATEEIGEAEGSTTQDKG; this is translated from the coding sequence GTGGGAGCACACGGTTCCAAGGGACGATCTAGAGATCATTCCGCATTGCTGACCGCGCTCGGCGTCGAAATCGGCGCCGAGCTGCTGGACCTTGCGTTGACGCACCGGTCCTATGCGTATGAGAACGGCGGTCTGCCGCCCAACGAGCGGCTGGAGTTCCTCGGCGACGCGGTGCTCGGTCTGGTGGTCACCGATCACCTCTACCAACAGCACCCCGACCTGCCGGAGGGCCAGCTCGCGAAGCTCCGAGCCAGCGTGGTCAACATGCACGCCCTGGCCGGGGTCGCCCGAGACCTCGGCGAAGGCGGGCTCGGCGCCCACCTGCTGCTGGGCAAGGGCGAGGAGCTGACCGGCGGGCGTGACAAGGAGAGCATCCTCGCGGACGGACTCGAGGCCGTCATCGGCGCCGTCTACCTCCAACACGGGGTGGAGACGGCTCGTCGGACCGTGCACCGGATGTTCGACGGGCTGCTCGCCGAGGCGCCGCTGCGTGGCGCCGGGCTCGACTGGAAGACCAGTCTCCAGGAACTCACCGCAGCCGCTGGTCTCGGCGTTCCCGAGTACCGTGTGTCCGAGGAAGGCCCGGATCACCGTAAGGAGTTCACCGCCACGGTGTTGGTCGGTGGGCAGGGCATGGGCACCGGAGTCGGCCGCACCAAGAAGGAGGCCGAGCAGCGCTCGGCCGAGACGGCTTGGCGGCAGTTGTCCGAGCAACTGCGGACGGCAACCGAGGAGATCGGCGAGGCCGAGGGTTCCACCACCCAGGACAAGGGCTGA
- the mutM gene encoding bifunctional DNA-formamidopyrimidine glycosylase/DNA-(apurinic or apyrimidinic site) lyase: MPELPEVEVVRRGLLDHAIGRTISEVEVLHPRAVRRHEPGPQDFADRLRGATLTAARRRGKYLWLELTTTSTVGSELVGAASSTASQPPDSGAVASADATEEAVADSAALLVHLGMSGQLLVKETGSPDEKHLRVRFRFDDAAGELRFVDQRTFGGLTLTDLVIVDGVALPTPVAHIGRDPLDPKFDAKAVIKAMGRRRTGVKRALLDQSLLSGVGNIYADEALWRARLHWAAPTATLPPAKAAELLDAATDVMREALKEGGTSFDALYVNVNGQSGYFDRSLAVYGQEGLPCPRCGSPVRRDAFMNRSAFSCPGCQPEPVDAHH, translated from the coding sequence GTGCCAGAGCTTCCCGAGGTCGAGGTCGTCCGTCGCGGTCTACTCGATCACGCTATCGGTCGAACGATCTCCGAGGTGGAGGTCCTGCATCCCCGGGCGGTGCGTAGGCACGAACCGGGGCCGCAGGACTTCGCGGATCGGTTGCGCGGCGCCACCCTGACCGCCGCCCGCCGCCGAGGGAAGTACCTCTGGCTGGAACTGACGACCACGTCGACGGTGGGCTCGGAGCTGGTCGGTGCCGCCTCGTCGACGGCGTCGCAGCCGCCGGACTCGGGTGCCGTGGCCTCGGCGGACGCCACCGAGGAGGCGGTCGCCGACAGCGCCGCGCTACTCGTGCACCTCGGGATGAGCGGCCAACTGCTGGTCAAGGAGACCGGTTCCCCGGACGAGAAGCACCTGCGGGTCCGCTTCCGCTTCGACGACGCCGCCGGAGAATTGCGGTTCGTCGATCAACGCACCTTCGGCGGCCTGACCCTGACCGACCTGGTGATCGTCGACGGCGTTGCGCTGCCGACACCGGTCGCGCACATCGGCAGGGACCCGCTGGATCCGAAGTTCGACGCCAAGGCCGTCATCAAGGCGATGGGCAGGCGGCGCACGGGCGTCAAACGGGCGTTACTCGATCAATCCCTGCTCTCCGGCGTCGGCAACATCTACGCGGACGAGGCCCTGTGGCGGGCCCGGCTGCACTGGGCGGCCCCGACGGCCACCCTGCCCCCGGCGAAGGCGGCCGAACTGCTGGACGCGGCGACCGACGTGATGCGGGAGGCTCTGAAAGAGGGCGGCACCTCCTTCGACGCCCTGTATGTGAACGTCAACGGGCAGTCCGGGTACTTCGATCGCTCGCTGGCGGTGTATGGCCAAGAGGGCCTGCCCTGCCCGAGGTGTGGCAGCCCGGTGCGGCGCGACGCCTTCATGAACCGTTCTGCATTCTCCTGTCCCGGCTGCCAGCCGGAACCCGTCGACGCGCATCACTGA
- a CDS encoding DUF3558 domain-containing protein produces the protein MAVKFNPLSLASVSLATVLTISACSAIDDGSSGGNTDETSASASELPSADPQISDSLAPPVSSRKDSTGVESCALLTADDASGFGLEPEGSPEEAAAGTDYEPCRWLPAGENTGGVVLYTDTERDGLEEIYRLESEYPDFRPLEIAGHPAVQATAGGADEFSCGIYVGLSDSQYLNILAQRAAGVEEDLCMKAEKVAELALSNIPGEA, from the coding sequence ATGGCAGTGAAATTTAATCCCTTGTCGTTAGCGTCCGTCAGCTTGGCAACAGTCCTCACTATCAGTGCGTGCTCTGCAATAGACGATGGATCCTCTGGTGGAAACACTGATGAAACTAGTGCATCGGCTAGTGAGTTGCCTTCTGCCGATCCGCAGATATCGGACTCGTTGGCGCCGCCGGTGTCATCCCGTAAAGACAGTACCGGCGTAGAAAGCTGCGCTCTTCTCACAGCAGATGATGCTTCCGGTTTCGGGCTGGAGCCCGAAGGAAGTCCCGAGGAAGCGGCGGCTGGCACAGACTACGAGCCATGCCGATGGCTGCCAGCAGGGGAGAACACCGGAGGGGTAGTGCTCTACACGGACACGGAGCGAGATGGCTTAGAGGAAATCTACCGTCTGGAATCTGAGTACCCAGATTTTCGCCCACTCGAAATAGCAGGACATCCAGCCGTTCAAGCAACTGCGGGCGGCGCTGACGAGTTCTCCTGCGGGATCTATGTCGGCCTTTCCGATAGTCAATACTTGAACATACTCGCGCAGCGCGCCGCGGGCGTCGAAGAGGATCTTTGTATGAAGGCCGAGAAAGTGGCAGAGCTGGCCCTGTCAAATATTCCCGGCGAGGCATAA
- the kdpF gene encoding K(+)-transporting ATPase subunit F translates to MTGPATSLAADVVAGVLALSLIGYLVFALLRPDRF, encoded by the coding sequence GTGACGGGCCCCGCGACCAGCCTGGCCGCCGACGTGGTCGCCGGTGTGCTGGCGTTGTCGCTGATCGGGTATCTGGTGTTCGCACTGCTTCGCCCGGACCGGTTCTGA
- the kdpA gene encoding potassium-transporting ATPase subunit KdpA: MSALTAGLIQLAVLVFALALVYRPAGAYLASVYTGTTHNRIERLVYRLVRVDPDSDQRWSGYAIGVLGFSLVSILLLYLLQRLQALLPLDLGRGAVEPGTAFNTAVSFATNTNWQSYVPEQTLGHLVQTVGLTVQNFVSAAVGMAVAVALVRGFVRAGTDRIGNVWVDITRGVVRVLLPVALFAAVLFVAAGVVMSFAESVRITGLDGVVHDLPLAPAASQEAIKILGTNGGGIYNANSAHPFENPAAWTNVLQIFLLLVIPVCLTRAFGIMVGNRRQGNVLIAVVGLLWSVLLAVTWWAETHAHGPATLAAGAALEGKETRFDITASVLFAVSTTGTSTGAVNAMHDSFSGLGGGAVLLNILLGEIAPGGVGSGLYGLLVIAVLAVFLAGLMVGRSPEYLGKRIGRVEISCAAISMLAMPAIVLLGTGTALLRGATREAMTNGGAHGLSEVLYAYASAGNNNGSAFAGLTVTDPFFQATLGVAMLLGRLLPIIAVLALAGALARQRAVSPSEGTLPTDGPLFAGLLTGTAVLFAALTFLPALALGPIAEALA, from the coding sequence ATGAGCGCGCTGACGGCAGGCCTGATCCAGCTCGCGGTGCTGGTCTTCGCCCTAGCCCTCGTCTACCGCCCGGCCGGTGCCTATCTGGCCTCGGTGTACACCGGCACCACCCACAACCGGATCGAACGGCTGGTCTACCGACTGGTTCGCGTGGACCCGGACTCCGACCAACGGTGGAGCGGCTACGCGATCGGGGTGCTCGGCTTCTCACTGGTGTCGATCCTGTTGCTGTATCTGCTCCAGCGCCTCCAGGCGTTGCTGCCGCTGGACCTCGGCCGGGGTGCGGTCGAGCCCGGCACGGCGTTCAACACCGCGGTCAGCTTCGCGACCAACACCAACTGGCAGTCCTATGTGCCGGAGCAGACGCTCGGCCACCTGGTGCAGACGGTCGGGTTGACAGTGCAGAACTTCGTCTCCGCCGCCGTCGGGATGGCGGTCGCCGTCGCGCTGGTGCGCGGTTTCGTCCGGGCGGGCACCGACCGGATCGGCAATGTCTGGGTGGACATCACCCGGGGCGTGGTGCGGGTGCTGCTACCGGTCGCCCTGTTCGCGGCGGTCCTGTTCGTCGCGGCCGGGGTGGTGATGAGTTTCGCGGAGAGTGTGCGCATCACCGGTCTCGACGGGGTCGTCCACGACCTCCCGCTGGCGCCCGCCGCCAGCCAGGAGGCGATCAAAATCCTGGGCACCAACGGCGGTGGCATCTACAACGCCAACTCCGCGCATCCCTTCGAGAATCCGGCAGCCTGGACCAACGTGCTCCAGATCTTCCTGCTGCTGGTCATTCCGGTCTGCCTGACCAGGGCTTTCGGCATCATGGTCGGGAATCGACGGCAGGGCAACGTGTTGATCGCGGTGGTCGGCCTGCTGTGGAGCGTCCTGCTGGCCGTCACCTGGTGGGCGGAGACCCACGCGCACGGCCCGGCGACACTGGCGGCCGGCGCCGCATTGGAGGGTAAGGAGACCCGCTTCGACATCACCGCCTCGGTGCTGTTCGCGGTGAGCACCACCGGGACCTCCACGGGTGCGGTGAACGCCATGCACGACAGCTTCAGTGGTCTGGGCGGCGGCGCCGTCCTGTTGAACATCCTGCTCGGCGAGATAGCGCCCGGCGGGGTCGGGAGCGGCCTGTACGGGCTGCTGGTGATCGCGGTACTCGCGGTGTTCCTCGCCGGTCTGATGGTGGGGCGTAGCCCCGAATACCTCGGCAAACGCATCGGACGGGTCGAGATCTCCTGCGCGGCGATCTCGATGCTGGCGATGCCGGCCATCGTGCTGTTGGGCACCGGTACGGCCCTGCTGCGCGGCGCGACCCGTGAGGCGATGACCAACGGCGGCGCACACGGACTGTCCGAAGTGCTCTACGCCTACGCCTCGGCAGGCAACAACAACGGCAGCGCCTTCGCCGGGCTCACCGTCACCGACCCGTTCTTCCAGGCCACGCTCGGTGTGGCGATGTTGCTCGGCCGGCTGCTGCCGATCATCGCGGTACTGGCCCTGGCCGGTGCCCTGGCCAGACAACGTGCCGTCAGCCCGAGCGAGGGCACCCTGCCCACTGACGGACCACTGTTCGCGGGGCTACTCACCGGCACCGCCGTGCTCTTCGCCGCGCTGACCTTCCTACCCGCTCTGGCCCTCGGCCCCATCGCGGAGGCATTGGCATGA
- the kdpB gene encoding potassium-transporting ATPase subunit KdpB: MTPTDNPTRLRDSTTEQDTRFADPADQAGGRPVRAGSFSPRLLWTSLPAALRKFSPRHQARNPVMLVVAVGALLVTVLAVLDPAPFAFAVSGWLWFTVLFANLAEAVAEGRGRAQADTLRRSRVDSVTNRITASDAADRIGRLLAEDDLAVEQVSAATLQVGDLVLLSAGDPIPGDGDIVEGLATVDESAVTGESAPVIREAGGDRSSVTGGTSVLSDRIVVRITAKPGESFVDRMIGLVEGAQRQKTPNEIALTILLSTLTIIFLLAILALQPMAAYSGGRQSVIVLTALLVCLIPTTIGALLSAIGIAGMDRLVQRNVLATSGRAVEAAGDVNTLLLDKTGTITFGNRQAVELVPVGDVDLAELAEAARLASLSDDTPEGRSVIDLCAREHGLDREPDAAESTAEFIAFTAQTRMSGIDLPGKDDATGSAATTRSVRKGAATEVANWVRDSGGTVPSELGDVVERISAAGGTPLVCGEVGGAGARVLGVIRLSDVVKPGMRERFVRLRAMGIRTVMVTGDNPLTAKAIAEQAGVDDHLAQARPEDKIALIKKEQAGGRLVAMTGDGTNDAPALAQADVGVAMNSGTSAAKEAGNMVDLDSNPTKLIEIVEVGKQLLITRGALTTFSIANDLAKYFAILPAMFVGLYPQLEALNIMRLATPSSAILSAVIFNALIIVALIPLALRGVRYRAAGAGRLLRRNLLVFGLGGLVTPFLGIWLIDLLVRHLPGIG; the protein is encoded by the coding sequence ATGACCCCCACCGACAACCCCACCCGACTCCGGGACTCCACCACCGAGCAGGACACCCGATTCGCCGACCCGGCCGACCAGGCCGGCGGCCGACCGGTGCGGGCCGGGTCGTTCTCGCCTCGCCTGCTGTGGACCTCGTTGCCCGCCGCACTCCGCAAGTTCTCCCCACGGCACCAGGCACGCAACCCCGTGATGCTCGTCGTCGCGGTCGGAGCGCTGCTGGTCACCGTGCTGGCTGTGCTGGACCCCGCGCCCTTCGCCTTCGCGGTGTCGGGCTGGCTGTGGTTCACCGTGCTGTTCGCCAACCTCGCCGAGGCGGTGGCCGAGGGACGCGGACGCGCTCAAGCGGACACCCTGCGCCGCAGCCGGGTCGACAGCGTCACCAACCGGATCACCGCATCCGATGCCGCCGACCGGATCGGACGTCTGCTCGCCGAGGACGACCTCGCCGTCGAACAGGTCTCGGCGGCCACGCTCCAGGTCGGCGACCTGGTGCTCCTCTCGGCGGGCGACCCGATCCCGGGCGACGGTGACATCGTCGAAGGGCTGGCCACCGTGGACGAGTCCGCCGTCACCGGGGAATCCGCCCCGGTGATCCGCGAGGCGGGCGGCGATCGTTCCTCGGTGACCGGCGGCACCTCGGTGCTGTCCGACCGGATCGTCGTCCGCATCACGGCCAAGCCCGGCGAGTCCTTCGTCGATCGGATGATCGGTCTCGTCGAGGGCGCGCAACGGCAGAAGACGCCGAACGAGATCGCGCTGACCATCCTGTTGTCGACGCTGACCATCATCTTCCTGCTCGCGATCCTGGCGTTGCAGCCGATGGCCGCCTATTCCGGCGGTAGACAGTCGGTGATCGTGTTGACCGCGTTGCTGGTCTGCCTGATCCCCACCACGATCGGCGCGCTGCTCTCCGCGATCGGCATCGCAGGCATGGACCGATTGGTACAGCGCAACGTGCTGGCCACCTCCGGTCGTGCGGTCGAGGCGGCGGGCGACGTCAACACGCTGCTGCTGGACAAGACCGGCACCATCACCTTCGGCAACCGACAGGCCGTGGAGCTCGTGCCGGTCGGCGATGTCGACCTCGCCGAACTGGCCGAGGCAGCCCGCCTGGCCAGCCTCTCCGACGACACCCCGGAAGGCCGCAGCGTCATCGACCTGTGTGCCAGGGAACACGGGCTGGATCGCGAGCCCGACGCGGCCGAGAGCACGGCCGAGTTCATCGCCTTCACCGCCCAGACCCGGATGAGCGGCATCGACCTACCGGGTAAGGACGACGCCACCGGATCCGCGGCTACGACGCGCTCGGTGCGCAAGGGCGCGGCCACCGAGGTGGCGAACTGGGTCCGGGACAGCGGCGGCACCGTCCCCAGTGAACTCGGCGACGTGGTCGAGCGGATCAGCGCGGCGGGCGGTACGCCGTTGGTCTGTGGCGAGGTGGGCGGCGCCGGAGCCCGGGTGCTCGGGGTCATCCGACTGTCCGACGTGGTCAAGCCGGGGATGCGGGAGCGGTTCGTGCGGTTGCGGGCCATGGGTATCCGCACCGTCATGGTCACCGGCGACAACCCGCTCACCGCCAAGGCCATCGCGGAGCAGGCGGGCGTGGACGACCATCTCGCCCAAGCCCGACCCGAGGACAAGATCGCGCTGATCAAGAAGGAGCAGGCAGGCGGCAGGCTCGTCGCGATGACCGGCGACGGCACCAACGACGCCCCCGCCCTGGCCCAGGCCGACGTCGGCGTGGCCATGAACAGCGGGACCTCGGCCGCCAAAGAGGCGGGGAACATGGTCGACCTCGACTCCAACCCGACCAAGCTCATCGAGATCGTGGAAGTCGGCAAGCAGCTGTTGATCACGCGCGGCGCGCTGACGACGTTCAGCATCGCCAACGATCTGGCGAAGTACTTCGCGATCCTGCCCGCCATGTTCGTGGGCCTCTATCCGCAGTTGGAGGCGCTGAACATCATGCGACTGGCCACCCCGTCCTCGGCGATCCTCTCGGCGGTGATCTTCAACGCGCTGATCATCGTGGCGCTCATCCCCTTGGCGTTGCGCGGAGTGCGTTATCGGGCCGCCGGGGCGGGCAGGTTGTTGCGTCGCAATCTGTTGGTCTTCGGCCTCGGCGGACTCGTCACGCCGTTTCTCGGGATCTGGCTCATCGACCTCCTCGTCCGTCACCTTCCCGGAATCGGGTGA
- the kdpC gene encoding K(+)-transporting ATPase subunit C, with the protein MAGLRLLLVMTLLTGVLYPLAVWSVARLPGLSHQAEGSVIVVDGQPVGSQHLGIDLVDPASAQDPTADRYFHHRPSAGADGPLGAGDPNQSGGSNLAADNDELTQLVHQRAAAIAAREGVSVDAVPADAVTASGSGLDPDISPAYAELQVGRVARVAGLDEQRVRDLVTAHTAGRELGVLGAPTVNVLALNLAVRDAVHEQP; encoded by the coding sequence ATGGCGGGTCTGCGTCTGCTGCTGGTCATGACGCTGCTGACCGGCGTCCTGTATCCCCTGGCGGTGTGGTCGGTGGCCAGACTGCCCGGCCTGTCCCACCAGGCGGAGGGATCGGTGATCGTGGTGGACGGCCAGCCGGTCGGGTCACAGCACCTCGGCATCGACCTGGTCGATCCGGCCTCGGCTCAGGATCCCACCGCCGACCGCTATTTCCACCACCGTCCATCGGCCGGCGCCGACGGCCCGTTGGGCGCGGGCGATCCGAATCAATCGGGTGGTTCGAACCTGGCCGCCGACAACGACGAGCTGACCCAGCTCGTGCACCAGCGGGCGGCGGCGATCGCCGCCCGCGAGGGTGTGTCGGTGGACGCGGTGCCCGCCGACGCGGTGACAGCCTCGGGCTCCGGACTGGATCCGGATATCTCCCCGGCCTACGCCGAACTGCAGGTCGGCCGGGTTGCCCGCGTCGCCGGCCTCGACGAGCAACGCGTTCGAGACCTGGTGACCGCGCACACCGCCGGTCGCGAGCTGGGTGTTCTCGGTGCGCCGACGGTGAACGTGCTCGCACTGAACCTCGCGGTCCGCGACGCCGTGCACGAGCAGCCCTGA
- a CDS encoding DUF4118 domain-containing protein: MDEASKQADAADSADRRAAERADGPPRRGELRVYLGAAAGVGKTYAMLGEAARRRDRGADVVIGFVESHGRALTEALTEGIEAVPRRMLHYRGRELPELDLDAVLARAPEIALVDELAHTNVPGSRHAQRWEDIEALLAAGIDVLTTLNIQHMESLNDVVETITGTRQRETVPDEVVRAAEQVELVDITPEALRRRMAHGNVYPAHRVDAALANFFRPGNLGALRELALLWVADQVDVALRRYRADQHITQTWETRERVVVSITGGAESETLIRRARRIANRAGAELFVVHALRGDGLAGSQPAEVARCRRLAVDLGASFHLVLGDDVPSALLDFARGVDATQLVLGSSRRSRAARLWDEGIGAALVRESGSIDVHIVTHAHAGRGHRKRMDPIPVGRKALGWVLAVLLPAAIAVFGLLLHSKLDLSTEVVGFLLVIVVVALVGGLGPALCAAAVSGALLTYFFTTPMFSLVVSARQQIVTLVVMVAVAVMVALVVDRAARSADQAGRSRAEAMLLASYSRTVLTHSEPLQRLLDKIRENFGVSSVVLQENRGGGWERVAVSGDSDTPTERSDTPEADTEVAVNPEVRLVLRGRVLPASDQLVLEAAAGQALLALRQQRMVVETQDAQRRADATGLRTALLASLGHDLRTPLTTAKTALASLRDPTLRLSDVDTAELLASVDEATDRLTGLVANLLDSSRLATGAVTPLIEPVGLDEVVYTALSGMEGRESVRVEIDERSPSVSADTGLLERVVANVIDNALRYGRTEPESVVYVRASVHGAQAELRVVDSGPGVPSGAAEDVFAPFQRLGDREPRTGLGLGLSVARGFMTAMHGTIRAEDTPGGGLTVVLALPVAGEAASDPTDESAAR, from the coding sequence GTGGACGAGGCGTCGAAGCAGGCCGATGCCGCCGACTCAGCCGATCGGCGGGCCGCCGAGCGTGCCGATGGCCCGCCGCGCCGGGGTGAACTGCGGGTCTATCTCGGCGCGGCGGCCGGGGTCGGCAAGACCTACGCCATGCTCGGGGAGGCGGCCCGGCGGCGGGATCGCGGCGCGGACGTGGTGATCGGCTTCGTCGAGAGCCATGGCCGGGCGCTCACCGAGGCCCTGACCGAGGGCATCGAGGCGGTGCCGCGCCGGATGCTGCACTACCGGGGCCGCGAGCTGCCGGAGCTGGATCTCGACGCGGTCCTCGCCAGGGCACCCGAGATCGCGCTGGTGGACGAACTGGCGCACACCAACGTGCCCGGCTCCCGCCACGCGCAACGCTGGGAGGACATCGAGGCGCTGTTGGCGGCGGGCATCGATGTGTTGACCACGCTCAACATCCAGCACATGGAGAGCCTCAACGATGTGGTCGAGACGATCACCGGCACCCGCCAGCGGGAGACCGTGCCCGACGAGGTGGTGCGGGCTGCGGAACAGGTCGAGCTGGTGGACATCACCCCGGAGGCACTGCGTCGGCGGATGGCGCACGGCAACGTCTATCCGGCGCACCGGGTCGACGCCGCCCTGGCGAACTTCTTCCGCCCGGGAAATCTGGGCGCCCTGCGGGAACTGGCGCTGTTGTGGGTCGCCGATCAGGTCGATGTGGCGTTGCGCCGGTACCGCGCCGATCAACACATCACCCAGACCTGGGAGACCCGGGAACGGGTCGTGGTGTCCATCACGGGCGGCGCGGAGAGCGAGACACTGATCCGGCGGGCGCGTCGGATCGCCAACCGTGCCGGGGCCGAGCTGTTCGTGGTCCATGCGCTGCGCGGCGACGGGCTCGCGGGCAGCCAACCGGCCGAGGTGGCCCGGTGTCGGCGGCTGGCCGTCGACCTGGGCGCCAGTTTCCACCTGGTGCTCGGCGACGACGTACCCAGCGCGTTGCTCGATTTCGCCAGGGGCGTCGACGCCACCCAGCTCGTGCTGGGCAGTTCCCGGCGTTCACGGGCCGCCCGGTTGTGGGACGAGGGCATCGGCGCCGCGTTGGTGCGTGAGTCGGGTTCGATCGACGTCCACATCGTCACCCATGCGCACGCCGGTCGGGGACATCGCAAACGGATGGACCCGATACCCGTCGGCCGCAAGGCGCTCGGCTGGGTGCTGGCCGTCCTGCTGCCTGCCGCGATCGCCGTCTTCGGCCTGCTACTGCACTCCAAGCTCGACCTGTCCACCGAGGTCGTCGGTTTCCTGCTGGTCATCGTGGTGGTGGCCCTGGTCGGCGGCCTCGGGCCCGCGTTGTGCGCGGCTGCGGTCTCCGGCGCGCTGCTGACCTATTTCTTCACCACCCCGATGTTCTCGCTGGTGGTCTCGGCTCGTCAGCAGATCGTCACGCTGGTGGTGATGGTGGCGGTCGCGGTGATGGTGGCGCTGGTGGTGGACCGCGCCGCGCGATCCGCCGATCAAGCCGGTCGATCGCGTGCCGAGGCGATGCTGCTCGCGTCCTATTCGCGGACCGTGCTCACCCATTCGGAGCCGTTGCAGCGGCTACTGGACAAGATCAGGGAGAACTTCGGGGTGAGTTCGGTGGTGTTGCAGGAGAACCGGGGCGGAGGTTGGGAACGGGTCGCCGTCAGCGGCGATTCCGACACGCCGACCGAGCGGTCCGACACGCCCGAGGCCGATACCGAGGTCGCGGTCAACCCGGAGGTGCGGCTCGTGCTGCGGGGACGGGTGCTCCCGGCGTCGGACCAGCTCGTGCTGGAGGCCGCGGCCGGGCAGGCGCTGCTGGCCCTGCGTCAGCAGCGGATGGTCGTCGAGACCCAGGACGCGCAACGTCGGGCCGACGCGACCGGCCTGCGCACCGCGCTGCTCGCTTCGCTCGGTCATGATCTGCGCACCCCGCTGACCACCGCGAAGACCGCGTTGGCCAGTCTGCGCGATCCCACGCTGCGGTTGTCCGATGTCGACACCGCCGAGTTGCTGGCCTCGGTCGACGAGGCGACCGATCGGCTCACCGGATTGGTGGCGAATCTGTTGGACTCCTCGCGGCTGGCCACCGGAGCGGTGACCCCGTTGATCGAGCCGGTCGGGCTCGACGAGGTGGTGTACACCGCGCTCTCCGGAATGGAGGGCCGCGAATCGGTGCGGGTCGAGATCGACGAGCGGTCGCCGTCGGTCTCCGCCGATACCGGGCTTCTCGAACGGGTGGTGGCCAACGTCATCGACAACGCCCTGCGCTACGGCCGAACCGAACCCGAATCGGTGGTCTACGTCCGGGCCAGTGTGCACGGCGCCCAGGCCGAACTGCGGGTGGTCGACTCCGGACCCGGGGTGCCCAGCGGGGCGGCGGAGGACGTCTTCGCCCCGTTCCAACGGCTCGGCGACCGGGAGCCACGCACCGGCCTCGGGCTCGGATTGAGCGTGGCCAGAGGCTTCATGACCGCGATGCATGGCACGATCCGCGCCGAGGACACCCCGGGCGGCGGGCTCACCGTGGTGCTCGCCCTGCCGGTGGCAGGCGAGGCGGCGAGCGATCCAACGGACGAGTCGGCGGCGCGATGA